The Lutra lutra chromosome 10, mLutLut1.2, whole genome shotgun sequence genome contains a region encoding:
- the LOC125079585 gene encoding elongation factor 1-alpha 1-like, with protein MGKEKTHINIVVIGHVDLGKSTTTGHLIYKCGGIDKRIIEKFEKEAAEMGKGSFKYAWVLDKLKAERERGIAIDTFLWKFETSKYYVTIIDAPGHRDFIKNMIIGTSQADCAVLIVAAGVGEFEAGISKNGQTREHALLAYTLGVKQLIVGVNKMDSTEPPYSLKRYEEIVKEVSNYIKKIGYNPDTVAFVPVPGWNGDNMLEPSVNMPWFKRWKVTRKDGNASGTTLLEALDYILPPTRPTDKPLHLPLQDVYKIGGIGTVPVGQVETGGHLCSIQYYTEVRSVEMHHEALSEALPGDNVGFNVKNVSVKDICRGNVAGDSKNDPPMEAAGFTAQVIILNHPGQISAGYAPVLDCHTAHIACKFAELKEKIDRLSGKKLEDGPKFLKSGDAAIFDMVPGKPTCVESFSDYPPLGRFAVRDMRQTVAVGVIKAVDKKAAGAGKVTKSAQKAQKPK; from the coding sequence atggggaaggaaaagactcATATCAACATTGTTGTCATCGGACATGTAGATTTGGGCAAGTCTACCACTACTGGTCATCTGATCTACAAATGTGGTGGGATCGACAAAAGAATTATCGAAAAATTCGAGAAGGAGGCTGCTGAGATGGGAAAAGGCTCCTTCAAGTATGCCTGGGTCTTGGATAAACTGAAAGCTGAACGTGAACGTGGTATCGCTATTGATACCTTCCTGTGGAAATTCGAGACCAGCAAGTATTATGTGACCATCATTGATGCTCCAGGACACAGAGACTTTATCAAAAACATGATTATAGGGACATCTCAGGCTGACTGTGCTGTCCTGATTGTTGCTGCTGGTGTTGGTGAATTTGAAGCCGGTATCTCCAAGAACGGGCAGACCCGTGAGCATGCCCTTCTGGCTTACACACTGGGTGTAAAACAACTAATTGTTGGTGTTAACAAAATggattccactgagccaccctacagCCTGAAGAGATACGAGGAAATCGTTAAGGAAGTCAGCAactacattaagaaaattggcTACAACCCTGACACAGTAGCATTTGTGCCAGTTCCTGGTTGGAATGGTGACAACATGCTGGAGCCAAGTGTTAACATGCCTTGGTTCAAGAGATGGAAAGTCACCCGTAAAGATGGGAATGCCAGTGGAACCACACTGCTTGAAGCTCTGGATTACATTCTGCCACCAACTCGTCCAACTGACAAGCCCTTGCATCTGCCTCTCCAGGACGTCTACAAAATTGGTGGTATTGGTACTGTCCCTGTGGGTCAAGTGGAGACTGGTGGTCACCTTTGCTCCATTCAATATTACACTGAAGTCAGGTCTGTTGAAATGCACCATGAAGCTTTGAGTGAGGCTCTTCCTGGGGACAATGTGGGCTTCAATGTCAAGAACGTATCTGTCAAAGATATTTGTCGTGGCAATGTGGCTGGTGACAGCAAAAATGACCCACCAATGGAAGCAGCTGGCTTCACAGCTCAGGTGATTATCCTGAACCATCCAGGCCAAATTAGTGCTGGATATGCACCTGTGCTGGATTGTCACACAGCTCACATTGCTTGCAAGtttgctgagctgaaggagaagatagatcgtctttctggaaaaaagctggaagatgGTCCCAAGTTCTTGAAATCTGGTGACGCTGCTATTTTTGATATGGTTCCTGGCAAGCCTACGTGTGTTGAGAGCTTCTCTGACTATCCTCCTCTGGGCCGTTTTGCTGTTCGTGACATGAGACAGACGGTTGCTGTGGGTGTCATCAAAGCAGTGgacaagaaggcagctggagctggcaaggtcaccaagtctgcccagaaagctcagaagCCTAAATGA